The following is a genomic window from Dermatophilaceae bacterium Soc4.6.
TCCGTGAGGGCCTGCTCCACGAGGGGGTCCGCACGTCGGCCACCCAGGCGTCGTACGACGACTCGCACGTGCAGCGCCTGCGGATGGTCAAGGCGCTCGCCACCGTGGGCGGTATGAGCCTGGCCCGGATCAAGCAGGTGCTCGACGCCCTCGCCCACCCACCAGAGTCGATGCACGACCTGCTCGGGGTCGCCTCGGGAACCGGCCGGGAGCTGCGCGGTCTCGCCGAGACCGGCGGCCGGATCACCGACTCGCACGAGGCGGTGCACGCGATGCTGCGCGACTGGGGGTGGGACCCGTCCGACACCTGGTGCACCAGCCACGAGGCGGTGGCGACCGCCCTCGACTCGCTGGCGGCGGCCGGCTTCGACCTGCCGAACGAGGTGCTGGAGGACTACCGCGAACACGTCATGGCCATCGCCACGCACGAGGTCGAGCGGGTGCCGACCGGGTCGCGGGAGGAGGCGGTGCGCTACGTCGCACTCGGCGTCCCGCTCGTCGAGCCACTGCTGCTGGCGCTGCGCCGGCTCGGGCACCAGCAGGCGTCGAAGCGGGTCTTCGAGCGCGCCTCGAGCCCCCCGGCCCGTCGCTGACCCGTCGACCGGCCCCGTTGGTGATGTCGCCGTGGCACCGCCAAGTCCTGCCTACCGCTGACGACCGCAGGACCTGCTGATCCCCAAGAGCGCTCGAAGTCACGCCCGGGCTCGTGACCGACCGGTGGTGCGTGACAAGGACGAGGAACCCGGCAGCGCCTCCCAGCGCTGCTGTGAGCAGCGCTGCCCTCAGCAGCGCGCCCTTCCCCGACGGGTCCCTGCTGTCCGAGGCTGTGGTCCATGAGCGAAGTCGATGTCGATCCGGCGCAGGGGTTGGACCAGGAGCTGTACCGCCAGCTGTTCGAGCGGCGCACGCTGCTGCTCGGTGAACCCCTCGAGGCCCGTAACAGCAACCGGTTGTGCA
Proteins encoded in this region:
- a CDS encoding MerR family transcriptional regulator; translated protein: MRVSELARRADVPVATVKFYLREGLLHEGVRTSATQASYDDSHVQRLRMVKALATVGGMSLARIKQVLDALAHPPESMHDLLGVASGTGRELRGLAETGGRITDSHEAVHAMLRDWGWDPSDTWCTSHEAVATALDSLAAAGFDLPNEVLEDYREHVMAIATHEVERVPTGSREEAVRYVALGVPLVEPLLLALRRLGHQQASKRVFERASSPPARR